In Parabacteroides sp. FAFU027, the following proteins share a genomic window:
- a CDS encoding energy transducer TonB, translating to MAPKININSEEWVDMVFEGKNQAYGAPDLRKSSAKRLLKAFAIAVTLFLLGICTPVFLKYITPKKKISDESIRELSMIKLDKPKKSADVPRAITSPPPAAVQMRSSIKFVPPVIKPDEEVNEKEEFATQQEVISSKAAVGVVTYKGSEDINAPIPKSTEEAEASSSQITEEAQEAFIVVEQMPEFPGGTEELQKYLNNNIRYPVSALENGVQGRVICEFVVNSDGRVTNAKVIRGVDASLDAEALRVINNMPPWKPGKQRGKPVKVRYTLPVNFKLQN from the coding sequence ATGGCACCCAAAATAAATATCAACAGTGAAGAGTGGGTGGACATGGTCTTTGAAGGAAAGAATCAGGCTTACGGCGCACCTGACCTCCGCAAAAGCAGTGCAAAACGTCTTCTGAAAGCTTTTGCAATTGCTGTAACATTATTCTTGTTAGGCATTTGTACTCCTGTTTTCCTGAAATATATAACTCCTAAGAAAAAGATTTCGGATGAATCTATCCGGGAGTTATCTATGATTAAACTGGATAAACCTAAAAAGAGTGCTGATGTACCCAGAGCCATAACATCCCCACCTCCGGCTGCCGTACAGATGCGTTCTTCTATCAAATTTGTTCCTCCTGTCATTAAACCTGATGAAGAGGTTAACGAAAAGGAAGAGTTTGCCACCCAACAGGAAGTAATTAGCTCAAAAGCCGCAGTAGGTGTTGTTACTTATAAAGGCTCTGAAGATATTAACGCTCCGATCCCCAAAAGCACCGAAGAGGCAGAAGCTTCGTCAAGTCAGATTACGGAAGAAGCGCAAGAGGCATTTATTGTAGTCGAGCAAATGCCCGAATTTCCGGGAGGTACCGAGGAATTACAAAAGTATCTGAACAACAACATCCGGTATCCTGTCTCAGCTTTGGAAAATGGAGTTCAGGGCAGGGTTATTTGTGAGTTTGTCGTTAATAGTGATGGCCGGGTCACAAATGCAAAAGTAATCAGAGGTGTTGATGCGTCACTCGATGCCGAAGCGTTACGCGTCATTAACAATATGCCGCCGTGGAAGCCCGGCAAACAAAGAGGAAAGCCCGTAAAGGTGAGATATACTTTGCCGGTCAATTTCAAACTTCAAAACTAA
- a CDS encoding Maf-like protein — protein MFDNLSKYNILLASNSPRRRELLSGLDIGYEVVALPDVDESYPAELVHSEIPTFIARQKAAAYESHLEKNTLLITADTIVWLDGEVFGKPIDEEDAVRMLKALSGKTHEVITGVCLTSKNKQNAFHVTSSVRFAELDEEEIRYYVEKYRPLDKAGAYGIQEWIGYVGVQELKGSYFNVVGLPIQRLYEALKGF, from the coding sequence ATATTCGACAATCTATCAAAATACAATATTCTGTTAGCCTCAAATTCACCGCGACGTAGGGAGTTGTTAAGCGGACTGGATATCGGTTATGAAGTGGTAGCGCTTCCTGATGTGGATGAATCCTATCCGGCAGAGTTGGTTCATAGTGAAATACCGACCTTTATTGCCCGTCAGAAAGCAGCGGCATACGAATCACATCTGGAGAAAAATACCTTACTGATTACAGCTGATACCATTGTATGGCTTGATGGTGAAGTCTTTGGCAAACCAATCGACGAGGAAGATGCCGTGAGAATGCTCAAAGCACTTTCAGGTAAAACGCATGAGGTTATCACCGGTGTCTGTTTGACCTCTAAGAACAAGCAGAACGCTTTTCACGTTACTTCCAGCGTCCGCTTTGCAGAGCTCGACGAGGAGGAAATCCGCTATTATGTGGAGAAATACCGCCCGTTAGATAAAGCCGGTGCTTACGGAATTCAGGAATGGATTGGTTACGTGGGTGTACAAGAATTGAAAGGTTCTTATTTTAATGTAGTGGGACTTCCGATTCAGCGGCTGTATGAGGCGCTGAAGGGTTTCTAA
- a CDS encoding NAD(P)H-dependent oxidoreductase: protein MKKTLVISAHPNIGQSTANAYILDQLNESTSTTVRHLDSIYPDYQIDVAAEQQLLQESDVVVFQFPLFWYSVPPMLKKWFDDVFTYGFAYGENGDKLKGKKVLLSVTTGGPEEAYSSTGYNQISVKEVLVPLIQTFKLTQMEFVDLNVSYAMVAMQHGEEAVLTKAKDHVQKLADQLAAL from the coding sequence ATGAAAAAGACTTTGGTAATCTCAGCTCACCCGAATATCGGACAATCGACAGCAAACGCATATATTCTCGACCAACTGAATGAATCAACTTCGACAACCGTTCGCCATCTGGATTCCATTTATCCCGATTATCAGATTGACGTAGCTGCTGAACAGCAACTGCTGCAAGAATCGGATGTGGTAGTATTCCAGTTCCCGCTATTCTGGTACAGCGTGCCTCCAATGCTGAAAAAGTGGTTCGATGATGTTTTCACTTATGGATTTGCATACGGGGAAAACGGCGACAAACTTAAAGGAAAAAAGGTCTTGCTTTCCGTCACCACCGGTGGGCCGGAAGAGGCTTATTCATCAACGGGATATAATCAAATTAGCGTAAAAGAGGTACTGGTTCCGCTTATCCAGACCTTTAAGCTGACTCAGATGGAGTTTGTTGATCTCAATGTATCTTACGCTATGGTTGCCATGCAGCACGGTGAAGAGGCAGTATTAACCAAAGCGAAAGATCATGTACAAAAATTGGCCGACCAACTGGCTGCCTTATAA
- a CDS encoding Rossmann-like and DUF2520 domain-containing protein, which produces MRIVLIGAGNLATRLGIALHEKGCTIAQVYSRTEQSAQALAEKVGATFTCKISDIVNDADLYVFSVKDDALPELLRQMHKNEALWVHTAGSVPMEIFSLHTENFGVFYPLQTFSKQKEVDFSTIPIYIEANQPQHLEHLKKLAARLSSQVIEASSEQRKALHVAAVFACNFTNHMYAIAATLLEEKGLHFDQLIPLINETAVKINTLHPRDAQTGPAVRFDKQVIGRHLEMLEDERLKTIYSLLSESIHETAKKRNKDL; this is translated from the coding sequence ATGAGAATTGTATTAATTGGGGCCGGGAATCTGGCCACACGTTTGGGGATCGCTCTTCATGAAAAAGGATGTACGATTGCTCAGGTTTATAGTCGCACAGAGCAGTCTGCTCAAGCATTAGCTGAAAAAGTGGGTGCAACGTTTACCTGTAAGATTAGTGATATTGTCAATGATGCAGACCTTTATGTTTTCTCTGTAAAAGACGATGCCCTCCCTGAACTACTGCGTCAAATGCATAAAAACGAGGCGCTTTGGGTGCATACTGCGGGAAGTGTTCCAATGGAGATTTTCAGTCTGCATACTGAGAATTTTGGCGTATTTTATCCGCTCCAGACCTTTAGTAAACAAAAGGAGGTTGATTTTTCAACCATTCCCATTTATATAGAAGCTAATCAGCCTCAGCATCTCGAACATTTGAAAAAACTGGCTGCACGCCTTTCTTCGCAAGTGATAGAAGCCTCTTCCGAACAACGGAAGGCATTGCATGTTGCTGCTGTTTTTGCCTGCAATTTTACTAATCACATGTATGCCATTGCTGCAACTTTGTTGGAGGAAAAAGGGTTGCATTTTGACCAATTGATTCCTCTGATTAATGAAACGGCAGTTAAAATCAATACGTTGCATCCCAGGGACGCACAAACCGGACCGGCAGTTCGTTTCGATAAGCAAGTCATTGGCCGTCATCTTGAAATGTTAGAGGATGAGAGGCTAAAAACGATATATAGTCTGTTGAGTGAGAGTATTCACGAAACGGCAAAAAAACGGAATAAAGATTTATGA
- the dusB gene encoding tRNA dihydrouridine synthase DusB, producing the protein MKIGNIDLGERPVFLAPMEDVTDPSFRLMCKKFGADMVYTEFVSADALIRSVNKTRLKLEICDEERPVAIQIYGRDVETMVEAAKICEEAKPDILDINFGCPVKRVAGKGAGSGMLRNVPLMLEITREVAKAVNIPVTVKTRLGWDNDSKIIVELAEQLQDCGIAALTIHGRTRSQMYTGEADWTLIGEVKNNPHMHIPIIGNGDIVTPEAAKSMFDLHEVDAVMIGRGSIGRPWIFKEVKHYLQTGEHMPPISFAEKMEIMRQQVNQSVERLDERRGILHIRRHLAATPIFKGIPNFKETRIAMLRAEHVSDLFHIFDEIVEKYGCEY; encoded by the coding sequence ATGAAAATAGGAAATATCGACCTGGGCGAACGCCCCGTTTTTTTGGCACCGATGGAAGATGTGACTGACCCGTCATTCCGCCTGATGTGCAAAAAGTTTGGCGCCGATATGGTTTATACGGAGTTTGTGTCAGCCGATGCACTCATCCGCAGTGTCAATAAGACCCGGCTAAAACTCGAAATCTGTGATGAAGAACGTCCCGTAGCCATCCAGATTTACGGCCGTGATGTGGAAACGATGGTGGAAGCCGCCAAAATCTGTGAAGAGGCGAAACCGGATATCCTCGACATCAACTTTGGCTGCCCGGTGAAACGTGTGGCCGGTAAAGGTGCCGGTTCGGGTATGTTGCGCAATGTACCACTTATGCTCGAAATCACCCGCGAGGTAGCTAAAGCCGTAAATATTCCCGTAACGGTAAAAACCCGTTTGGGCTGGGATAACGATTCTAAAATCATCGTCGAGCTGGCCGAACAGTTGCAGGATTGTGGCATTGCAGCTCTTACTATCCACGGCCGTACCCGCAGCCAGATGTACACCGGCGAGGCTGACTGGACGCTAATCGGAGAGGTAAAAAACAATCCCCACATGCACATTCCCATCATCGGGAACGGTGACATTGTGACTCCCGAAGCTGCCAAGAGCATGTTTGACCTGCACGAGGTGGATGCGGTGATGATTGGCCGCGGCTCAATCGGTCGTCCCTGGATTTTCAAAGAGGTAAAACATTACCTACAAACGGGGGAACACATGCCTCCAATCTCTTTTGCCGAAAAGATGGAGATTATGCGTCAACAAGTAAACCAAAGCGTGGAGCGCCTGGACGAACGCCGCGGAATATTGCACATCCGCCGCCACCTGGCTGCCACTCCGATATTCAAAGGAATACCGAACTTTAAAGAAACCCGCATCGCAATGCTGCGCGCCGAACATGTTTCCGATTTATTCCATATCTTTGACGAAATCGTTGAGAAATACGGCTGCGAATACTAA
- a CDS encoding KdsC family phosphatase has product MSSINYDLKKIKALLFDVDGVLSSDTVPLHPNGEPMRMVNIKDGFAMQLAVKRGLIIGIITGGKTNSVKMRFENLGVKHIYMASSHKIDDFNDFIAKTDLQMEEILYMGDDIPDYPVMRLVGLPCCPSDAAPEIKAVSKYISQIKGGNGCGRDVIEQVLKAQGKWMSDEAFGW; this is encoded by the coding sequence ATGAGTAGTATCAATTACGACCTGAAAAAGATAAAAGCCCTGTTGTTTGATGTAGACGGCGTTCTTTCTTCAGATACGGTGCCGCTTCACCCGAATGGAGAGCCGATGCGTATGGTCAATATCAAAGATGGATTTGCCATGCAACTGGCGGTGAAACGCGGTCTGATAATCGGAATAATTACCGGTGGAAAGACCAATTCGGTAAAGATGCGTTTTGAGAATCTGGGGGTAAAACATATCTATATGGCCTCTTCGCATAAGATTGATGACTTCAATGATTTCATTGCCAAGACAGATTTGCAAATGGAGGAAATTCTTTACATGGGAGACGACATTCCTGATTACCCGGTGATGAGACTAGTAGGATTGCCATGTTGTCCGTCAGATGCTGCGCCGGAAATTAAAGCGGTTTCGAAATACATATCTCAGATTAAAGGCGGCAACGGTTGTGGCCGCGATGTCATCGAGCAGGTGCTAAAAGCGCAAGGTAAGTGGATGAGTGACGAAGCATTTGGGTGGTAA
- a CDS encoding polyprenyl synthetase family protein translates to MLYNFDQLLMLVNSEIDNINFDKQPAGLYQPAQYALSLGGKRVRPILALMACNLYSDTPQQAMQPAIGIEIFHNFTLLHDDVMDKADIRRGKPTVHKVWSPNTAILSGDAMQIIAYQWVAQCPSAHLAEVINLFSQTALEICEGQQYDMDFENRDDVTVDEYLEMIRLKTAVLLACALKTGAIIGGASDKDADLLYEFGEKIGLAFQLKDDLLDVYGDPAKFGKAIGGDITCNKKTFMLIKSLELANPQQKGQFEAWLNKTDFDREEKVAAITALYNEVGIKALCEEKINEYYQQSIAALNGLNVTSERKAELLSLADKLMYRES, encoded by the coding sequence ATGCTTTATAATTTCGACCAACTACTTATGCTTGTTAATAGCGAAATAGATAACATCAACTTTGATAAACAACCGGCCGGACTTTATCAGCCGGCACAGTATGCCCTTTCATTAGGAGGCAAACGGGTGCGTCCGATTTTGGCCCTTATGGCATGCAATCTGTATAGTGATACTCCACAGCAAGCCATGCAGCCTGCCATTGGCATAGAAATCTTCCATAACTTCACATTGCTTCACGATGACGTGATGGATAAGGCAGATATTCGTCGTGGAAAGCCAACGGTTCATAAAGTCTGGTCTCCCAATACGGCAATCTTATCCGGTGATGCCATGCAAATCATAGCCTACCAATGGGTGGCTCAATGCCCATCGGCTCATTTGGCGGAAGTCATCAATCTATTTTCTCAGACAGCGCTTGAGATTTGCGAGGGCCAGCAATACGATATGGATTTTGAAAACCGTGATGATGTTACGGTTGACGAATATCTGGAGATGATTCGCCTGAAAACGGCTGTTTTACTGGCTTGCGCCCTTAAGACTGGAGCCATTATCGGAGGTGCGTCGGATAAAGATGCGGACTTGTTGTATGAGTTTGGAGAGAAAATCGGTCTGGCCTTCCAGCTCAAAGACGATTTACTTGATGTATATGGAGACCCTGCGAAATTCGGCAAAGCCATTGGCGGAGACATCACCTGCAACAAAAAGACTTTTATGCTGATAAAGTCTCTCGAATTGGCCAATCCACAACAAAAAGGACAGTTTGAAGCTTGGTTAAATAAGACGGATTTTGACCGTGAAGAAAAAGTGGCAGCCATTACAGCTCTTTACAATGAAGTAGGAATAAAGGCGCTTTGCGAAGAAAAAATCAACGAATATTACCAGCAATCAATTGCTGCATTAAACGGGTTAAATGTGACTTCCGAACGTAAAGCTGAACTGCTTTCTTTGGCGGATAAATTAATGTATCGCGAATCTTAA
- a CDS encoding GIN domain-containing protein — MKRFNLFLAAFLLLAIGANAQIGKKVIGDNHYIQKIKKVSDFKKLIVNHVKANVIYSTNRDSAGYVRIYGEENVVNLLDITSDEKKESLAIKYINMANVENGLLLIYVFSPEISLVDITGGVIVESKDKITSQELKLAVSGSGQIKMTNLDCNKLTVSLLTGSGDVLVKGKTVEAKYSVVGGGEIRADELFASNAGCSLKGNGNIGCNVDKLLKASIWGVGNIYYKGNAEVKSSIIGSGNVKKLDK, encoded by the coding sequence ATGAAACGTTTCAATCTATTCCTTGCGGCATTTCTGTTGTTAGCCATTGGCGCAAATGCCCAGATAGGCAAAAAAGTAATCGGTGATAATCACTACATCCAGAAGATTAAAAAGGTGAGCGACTTCAAAAAACTGATTGTTAATCACGTAAAAGCCAATGTGATTTATTCAACCAACCGTGACTCTGCCGGATATGTCCGTATCTACGGAGAAGAAAATGTGGTGAATTTGCTCGATATTACTTCCGACGAAAAGAAGGAGTCTTTGGCCATTAAATACATCAATATGGCGAATGTCGAGAACGGATTACTGCTGATTTATGTCTTTAGCCCTGAAATCAGTCTGGTGGATATTACCGGAGGCGTAATCGTGGAAAGTAAGGACAAGATTACCTCGCAGGAATTGAAACTTGCGGTTTCGGGAAGCGGCCAGATTAAAATGACCAACCTGGATTGCAACAAGCTTACCGTAAGTCTGCTAACCGGTTCTGGTGATGTTTTGGTCAAAGGCAAAACGGTTGAAGCCAAATATAGCGTAGTTGGTGGTGGAGAAATCCGTGCTGATGAGCTGTTTGCTTCCAATGCAGGTTGCAGCCTTAAAGGAAACGGAAACATCGGCTGTAACGTTGATAAATTACTCAAGGCTTCTATTTGGGGTGTCGGCAACATCTACTATAAAGGAAATGCCGAAGTCAAATCCTCTATTATCGGCTCAGGAAATGTAAAGAAGCTGGATAAATAA
- a CDS encoding nitroreductase family protein, which translates to MSELNELLKRRRSTRKYTEELLKPEQVELLLKAALLSPASKSRNPWEFIVVEDKEMLKKLAGCKKHGAALIENAALAIVVAADPLKSDVWIEDASIASILIQLQAEDLGLGSCWVQVRCRETEYGIDSEEYVKELLELPQQLGVLSIIAIGHKAEFRKPFDEEKLMWEKIHIGKWRVDE; encoded by the coding sequence ATGAGTGAATTGAATGAACTGTTGAAAAGACGCAGAAGTACGAGAAAATATACCGAAGAACTTCTTAAGCCGGAGCAAGTGGAGCTATTGTTGAAAGCGGCGTTATTGTCTCCTGCATCTAAAAGCCGCAATCCGTGGGAATTTATTGTAGTGGAAGATAAAGAGATGCTTAAAAAGCTTGCCGGTTGTAAGAAGCATGGTGCTGCTTTGATTGAAAATGCAGCTCTTGCTATTGTTGTGGCAGCAGACCCCTTAAAAAGTGATGTGTGGATAGAGGATGCTTCCATCGCATCTATTCTGATTCAACTTCAGGCTGAAGACCTTGGATTAGGCAGTTGCTGGGTGCAGGTACGGTGCCGTGAAACTGAATACGGAATTGACTCAGAAGAATATGTAAAAGAACTGCTTGAATTGCCGCAGCAATTAGGGGTACTTTCTATCATTGCCATTGGCCACAAAGCTGAATTCCGCAAACCGTTTGATGAAGAGAAGTTGATGTGGGAGAAAATCCATATCGGTAAATGGCGAGTTGACGAATAA
- a CDS encoding putative 2-dehydropantoate 2-reductase: MNLKYAVIGTGAIGGFYGGMLAKSGKEVHFLFNTDYAHVKQHGLKVDSVTGDFHLSNVLAYNNTTDMTPCDVILVGLKTTNNHLLKTLLPPLIKPDTLVILIQNGLGVEEDLAKDFPNLNIAGGLGFICSNKIGPGHIAHLDFGKLTVGAYQNNNPEVLRQVCDDLDQAGVPADIAPDLNVARWKKLVWNIPFNGMTVVLNTTTDKLVQNADSQALIYDLMLEVIQGANHCGAEVSEGFAKKMIEMTLSMTPYAPSMKLDYDHHRELETGYIYSRPIQAALAAGYDMRKVKMLEQQLKFIQQTYL; the protein is encoded by the coding sequence ATGAATCTGAAATATGCAGTTATAGGAACCGGTGCTATCGGTGGATTTTACGGTGGAATGCTGGCCAAATCTGGCAAAGAGGTGCACTTCCTGTTCAATACCGATTATGCGCATGTAAAACAGCACGGCCTGAAAGTGGATTCCGTGACCGGAGACTTTCATTTGTCAAACGTATTGGCTTATAACAATACTACAGACATGACACCTTGTGACGTTATCCTCGTCGGGCTGAAGACCACGAATAACCACCTGTTGAAAACTTTGCTACCCCCACTGATTAAGCCTGATACGCTCGTGATTCTGATTCAGAACGGGCTTGGGGTAGAAGAGGATTTAGCTAAAGATTTTCCCAATTTGAACATTGCCGGGGGGCTTGGATTTATCTGTTCCAATAAAATCGGGCCGGGGCATATCGCTCATCTTGATTTCGGCAAACTGACCGTTGGGGCTTATCAAAACAATAATCCCGAAGTACTCCGACAGGTGTGTGATGATCTTGATCAGGCTGGTGTGCCAGCTGACATTGCTCCTGATCTGAATGTTGCTCGTTGGAAAAAGCTTGTTTGGAACATACCATTTAATGGCATGACTGTAGTGCTCAATACCACAACCGATAAGCTGGTGCAAAATGCCGATAGTCAGGCCTTGATTTATGACCTGATGCTCGAAGTGATACAGGGCGCTAACCACTGCGGTGCAGAAGTCAGCGAAGGCTTTGCCAAAAAGATGATTGAAATGACCCTTTCCATGACTCCTTATGCACCGAGTATGAAGCTCGATTATGACCACCACCGGGAATTGGAAACCGGATATATCTATTCCCGTCCGATTCAGGCGGCATTAGCAGCCGGATATGATATGCGCAAAGTAAAAATGCTGGAACAACAACTGAAGTTTATCCAACAAACCTATTTGTAA
- a CDS encoding methyltransferase family protein, translated as MAHNLIIFGGMSVLIIAASWHTLFHLRSHGFYRFFAWECMAWLLAVNYRYWFVEPYSFGQIVSWILLFVSIYPVTAGLLLFRKMGKAGHARHDEPLYDFEKTTELIQTGIYKYIRHPMYCSLIILNWGIYFKHASLLLLPFALCATLFLYLTAIMDEKECITYFGESYREYMKRTKRFIPFIW; from the coding sequence ATGGCACATAATCTTATTATTTTCGGTGGAATGAGTGTGTTGATAATCGCGGCTTCGTGGCACACACTTTTTCATTTACGGAGTCATGGTTTTTATCGTTTCTTTGCCTGGGAGTGTATGGCGTGGCTTTTGGCCGTGAATTACCGGTATTGGTTTGTAGAGCCCTACAGCTTTGGGCAAATTGTTTCGTGGATATTGCTTTTCGTCTCCATCTATCCCGTTACAGCCGGATTGCTATTATTCAGAAAAATGGGGAAAGCCGGCCATGCGCGTCACGATGAACCGCTCTACGATTTTGAAAAAACGACCGAACTGATTCAGACCGGCATATATAAATATATCCGCCATCCGATGTATTGCTCGCTTATCATACTCAACTGGGGAATCTACTTCAAACATGCCAGCCTGCTTCTACTCCCTTTTGCTTTGTGCGCAACACTGTTTTTGTATCTGACGGCAATAATGGATGAAAAGGAATGCATCACCTATTTTGGAGAATCTTACCGCGAATATATGAAACGGACGAAACGGTTTATTCCGTTTATCTGGTGA
- a CDS encoding riboflavin synthase yields MFSGIVEEAATVVALQNDQDNLHLTMQCSFVNELKIDQSVAHNGVCLTVVSLTEDTYTVTAIKETLERTNLGLLKVGDKVNLERSMMMNGRLDGHIVQGHVDQTAVCKKVEEANGSWYFTFEYAFDKEMAKKGYMTVDKGSVTVNGVSLTVCNPADNSFQVAIIPFTYEHTNFHQIKEGSVVNLEFDIIGKYLSRMMKFA; encoded by the coding sequence ATGTTTTCAGGAATCGTAGAAGAAGCGGCAACCGTAGTTGCCTTGCAGAATGACCAGGACAATCTGCACCTTACCATGCAATGTTCATTCGTGAACGAGCTGAAAATCGACCAAAGTGTCGCACACAACGGTGTTTGCCTGACTGTGGTAAGTCTGACCGAAGACACTTACACCGTTACCGCTATCAAGGAAACCCTTGAACGTACCAACCTCGGATTGCTGAAGGTGGGCGACAAGGTAAACCTGGAGCGCAGTATGATGATGAACGGCCGTCTGGATGGTCATATCGTGCAAGGGCATGTGGACCAGACCGCTGTTTGCAAAAAAGTAGAAGAGGCTAATGGTAGCTGGTATTTTACTTTCGAGTATGCTTTTGACAAAGAGATGGCTAAAAAAGGCTATATGACGGTAGATAAAGGTTCGGTGACGGTGAATGGCGTGAGTCTGACCGTTTGTAATCCGGCTGACAACAGCTTTCAGGTAGCCATTATTCCATTTACTTACGAACATACGAACTTCCACCAAATCAAGGAAGGTTCTGTAGTAAATCTGGAATTCGATATTATCGGTAAATACCTGAGCCGGATGATGAAATTTGCATAA